The Kryptolebias marmoratus isolate JLee-2015 linkage group LG7, ASM164957v2, whole genome shotgun sequence region TCACTAACACAGCAACTTGTTGTgtgaatttaagaaaaaaatgaataaaattatgaCAAAGTGATTACCTCACTGTGTTGTGTGTTTCGAGTGTCAGTTTGagctgaacaaaagaaaaaagtttatcAGCTTGGgttagttttttaaagttttatattcataaatgtttgcatttccATTTTAACTATAAAAGAAATATAAGTACTTGCGTAAAAACTCCTGATTTTGACGACCAAACTGATGATGATCATTACAAGAAGAATAACTACACCTCCCAGGATCACATTCAGCAGATTTGTTGGTTCATCAATCACATCAATCGCATCTACAAGACAGACAAGATTACGTTTACCTACAGCagcattaaatttaatttagtatTTATTCTGACAGTCACTGATATGTGAAAGAAAGCAGATTTACCTTTAACTTGTAAGTATGTTGCTGTGAAGACTCCAGGAGTTAGATCATTTTTAACTCCACAGAAATACAGTCCATTGTCGGAGGGATGCACTTGACTGATGTGCAGAAAAACGTCTGTGATGTTGGAGGTCATAATAAATTTGTCATGTTGAAATCCTTCACATAATGAAAAAGTAGATTCAGAACTTAACATAAATGAGATGCAGCTGATGTTGGGTCCATTATTCAATTTAAACCAATATAAATGAGCGGGAAAACGACTAAGATTGGAGCACTGCAGTGTCACCTCTTCACCCGGCTGAACCACCACTGTGTGAAACTCACAAAGTGACACACAGATCcaacctgaaaacacaaaacatccacaaagaactaaacaatgtaaaaaagtgATGGGATGTACAGAGAGAAAGCaagaaaatgtgttcaaaagTATTTGTGGGTGTACTTACTGAAGCTACAGAGTAAAGGTAGAATGCAGCTGAAGTTCATCATTGTGCGCACAGTAAGAGTCCGTTGGTGTAATGTTAGTAGCTGAACTGTGCTCTGGTTACACAGATCTCAGAAAGGAGGTGGGCTCTTCTTTTAGTTATCTGTTTCCCACGGACACCAAGAATGATTTAACGAAACCAGTATAAACTAATACGTATCAGAAGAGACTTTATGAAATctataaattatttgtttgtttgttcactaTCATATATTGTCgcaaaataaaactcttcctttttgctttttctaacTAAAATATATGCCTTTagttataaaacaaatgtaataacaatgctggtgtagattgtCAGTCATCTAGGACATGGCAAATtcaaaaaaacatattcaaaagcaaaacaactggactttagATTGAAATGTTTAGCTTCTTATCTGAGAAGCTAAACATCAGTTTAAAGCTGGAGAGTGTGGACTTCCATGCTTGTAAGCTGCATGAGATGTTTTGTCAGCCAAATTAACATGCAGGTTAAACATCCCCTACAATGGAGATTTATCagtgtctttgtttgcctgactcACAAACAAGatgctttggtcacatgcataAACATGTTGATTAGAGCAAAAATGGCCGGATATTTAGCTTAATGTTACATtataagttttagaaagctgaaatctgaggcctcctctttttaaagttgtttaaatcAGCTGACACTTCACGCtttaaatggcttccttcacccccctcaAACCATCTAACTTCTCAgtccaaaacatgaacattttggtcctcaaaagagtgtctcTTATCCCTATGATGTAGGTCTCCACTAATCCTTGTGATGTAGCTCTCCATATTTCCCCTTCATTCCacttgatgacaaaaaaaaacagacagtatAGTCTGTtagttatagttatagttatagttatagttatagttatagttatagttatagttatagttatagttaCAGTCTGTTAGTATAGGGTCCAATATTACAAATCCTTATGCATGACAGGTTTTAATCAgtaaatagtcatttttatctttataaacTTAAACTTAAGTTATCATAAGAAACATAAACTTCTTTATCCTGATGGTCTgaataaactaaaactgaatttagGCTTCTACATTAAGGTTGTCTCAAACACACTTTTAAGGTCACcatcatttgctgttttacaCAGTTGATCTTCTTCAAACACAGACAAAGTTGAATCACCTGACTTGTTGGAAAATGGGTTGATCCACTCCTTCCCAGTTTGAGGGTCTTTTATGGTTGGGAAGTCGCATTCAAATTCTTTTGAAAATTGAGACAGGTGATCGTGCACCAGCTGAGAGTACGAAGGCCCAGACTCCATCACTTTCAAATCCCCTACTAATGATGGAGACATGTCAAAAATCCATTGACTTATATGTGCTTTAATAACTTTCGTAACTTCTTGCAAAACACCATAAACCTCAGGTGATATTTTTCAGCTAGCCAGCATTTCTCTATGGATGGCACAGTGTATTGACTCACGTTCAGAAGCAACCTCCTTGACCCGAGTAGTGAGACCAGAAATCTGTCCAGCCATAGCGGTCACTTAACTCTGAGCTTGTTTCCCTGCTGACAGTGCATGCGAACACCAACACAAAATGACCAGTTCAGTTTTCATGAATGTAACCAATAGCTCTGCAGCTGTGGTGTTGGTTGGCAACAGAAATGGACATAACATATCCTCATGCACATCCTCCTGAAAAATATGTCgcacaaaaacaagcaatatTGCTTTGTTGTCAACATTGGTAGACTCGTCAACTTGGGTTGCATTACCACGGTGACTCATTAATTCTCTCAAGCAACTACACCTCAACATCCTCTGCTATTTCACTGATTCCTCTAGTTATTATGGTAGTTGAAGTAGGTGCTACTTTTTTAGCTGTAGCCTCTCCTAAAAGTTTACAGCAAATGTCCTTGGCATCAGACAGAATCAGCTCTTCCTCAATAGTAAACGTCTTCTTAGCTTTAGCAATGCAGTTAGCCACTAAAAATGATGCTCTCAGTCCAGTCACTTTTGATGAAGTGGTAGCAGTCAATAATTGCTTCTGTCCTTTGCGTTTacgctttttttctttcaaaaaactCCAAAGGCATCTTTTAATTCAGGATACTTTGTCTCCATGTGGAAAAGCAGTTTTGGAAGGTATCAGGTCACCACGTATTATACAGAGCAGTCTTGGAGCATTTGAATCACCTGTTGCTATGAGCCCATAATTTAAGTTGGACTCTTGATATTGtcttttaaatgcagttttctttttggttgcAGTTGTAGAGCCTTATGATGTCTCATCATTAGaccttttcctccttttcaaAGAAGCTCTCTggggatgtttgtttttttgagtgaCTGAGTCAAGCGCTGAAAAGACGTGGACTGAAGTAATTGTTTCTTTGCAAAGTAAAATGCCATGCAGactaatggaaataaaaaattcaaagctaaagctaaagctttttattttcactttgcaGCCCGATACCAAATAATCCACAATCCCCAGCCCGGTGGTTGGGGACCCCTGCACTAAAGTATTAGTGACAACAGTTTGAACAAATTCACTAAAAGACTAACCACTGAAAAATGGCAAAAGCCTTTATTTTAtactgttttatataaaaaaatcatcaatatTGTGAATTTTGTTCAGCCACAGTAATAAAATCCTTTGCTTGTCCAGTATTCTTCGTATGGCTGTACATATGTTACATTTATACATGGGATGTTAGTGGGTTTGATTAACTAACCCTATTCAGCTGTGTGACGACAGTTGTTGTATTCAGTTGTTGTGGGTCAGAGGAAGAGCCAAGACTGCAGTATGTGGTGCTTTTCTTAACAGCCGAGGCATGGATCATCTTAAACTGTGTGTTCACAGTCTTGTGTTCAGTCCTGTGCTgacaaatatttatgtttacCATTTATTTTGATGGTGACCAAACAGATAAACTTCAACCACATTCAAACAACACTGTGTTACAAGAAATGCtggtgtaaattctcagtcttccaggccatggtaaattcaaaaaaggttaagggggtccccaatcctggtcctcgaggaccactatcctgcatgttttccttgtttccctgctccaacacacctgatttagtggttaaattacctcttcatgttctgcagaagcctgttaatcacccattgattcaaatcaggtgaaaTGCTGGGCCCTTCTTCTTGAGTCTCCCCGTGAATGTGACAGTTTTTAGTGCCTGTCATAAAGGTGGCTCTTGAGGAGCTTAGCATTTTAATCTGAAGAATGACGTATTCAGTTGCAGAATTGAACAGTGCTTTCTGGAAGCTGTAGAAACTCCAACCACAATCTCAAAAGGTACTTCTCTACAAATCCAAGCCATTGCTCTGCTTTTTAATCCACTACAGTGTAAACTGTTCTGTCAGccaaattgatgttttttaaaaaggctaaaCCTTTTTTGCATTGTCACAGCACCAGTTTAATCGAACAAACCTTCTGACAAGAACAAGGTGTTGCTCAGAGCAGAAACTTTATTGAAAGGTATGTCTTAGATTTACACACATGTATGAAatgaaatgcacatttttttaagaggtctcttaaaaaaataatttcttgttGCACATGTCCAACCCTACTGCTTCACACTGGAATAGAAACATTCACTAAGGGTGTCATCTGTCTCTCTTCTCGATACTCGTCTGTTGGAATTCCCTACGGCAGCATATTGAATATTCTCTTCATCTTGATGTAGCTGataataaaagatgaaatgCTTAATTACTGTACTATAAAACACATGTCCAGAACCTGAGCAGTTTTGACAGAAAGAGGGGGGAAAGAGGGGAAAAGCCATTTACCCAACTTTGATACAACCCCAAtttcaaaaaaaagttgtgttgtGTAAAAcgtaaaagaaaaccaaatggagtgatttacaaatctcataaacccatattttattcacaacgaaacattaaaaacatatcaaatgtttaaactaagaaattatacAACCActcttttttggttttgattgtatgtttgttttgcattacgaaacaaaaacattcagcaaagaagacccaggattGTTCAACATCTGGAATCTTAAGAAGTGtttctgccatcaaattcaaaaattaCCTCAGGtatttatgaaatttgcaagtcattagattctgtttttaattacattttacgCTCCAACTGTTTTGTAATTAGGTTGTATGTAAAAGCCATCATGAAAGGaaatatatagtatatatatattgccACAGAAAATTATTCTTACCTGTGTATTTGGGCTGTGGGTAGCTGAAAATGTGTCACTGGAAtctgtttgtaaagaaaaagtctttatttttacttttttacatatttatatttacaatatttttacatttgagtATTTAATGTCAGCTTCAAAAAGCAGCAGGTACCTGTCTGTGGGCTCTgtcttttgctcattttgaagacaaaaaaagccagaaaaacAACCAGGAAGGTGGTGAATGCCAAAGCTCCACTCAAGAGATAGATAAGAACAGGAGGGACTGCTTCGTCTGCAGAGAGATGGTCACCACAAGACACAACATGTGTTCAGGTTGATTTCTTCTGaatttatattaatataaacTACTGTTAAAAGATTTTTGTCATATCTCAGTCAAGTTTTTCAGAACgcatacaaaaaaatgtctttctgaAACAACTAATTGAAGAAATTTGAGGGAAAATACTTTGTGAACATTAATTTTATGAACTTGTAAAACAGTTTGAACCAGACTAATTTAATGAGTCAGCTAGACCTCATCAATTTTTGATCATCGAAAGATCCTTCCTGAAAAGACTCTgcatagaaaaagaaaataaatcatatcaCATCttacaaggatggacaggattaggaatgaggtcatcagaggtacagcacaggttgaaagactgggagataaagttagagaggccagactgagatggtttggacatgtgcagaggagggacagaggagggacagtgggtatattggtggaaggatgttagagatgcatctgccaggaaaaagacaaagaggagacatatggatgcagtcagagaggacatggagggagttagagtgaggacagaggacgcagaagacagagttagatagAGGAGGAAGATAACTCACTGTgacgacccctgaaaagggaacagccaataGAAAATGAAGGAGATCAAATCTCATCTTATTTTTGCATAGATTTGCATTTTACAGTAAGAGACTGTTGTGGTTCCTGAAAGTGGAAGCAGACTTGTTGCCACAAAGAAAAGACCAGAAGAGAAAGAccagaaatttaaaatatccaacaataatattaataataaagcACTTTCCTTAATAAAGTTATAAAGTGTTTAACAAAAACGGTAAAGCTGAGTTTGGTCAGGTGGATGTTTACAATAACAAAAGGTCTGAAAAGCATTAAACATTACTAAAGGCTTTCAAAAGCCTGGAGCTCTGCAGGCAGAGAAAATCTATATttaattttcactttgtcaAAAAGTGTGACCTAGAAACAGTAAGCAAGATGCTGTTTATGAATATGAATGGTCATGAGGGTAGATAATAGGTCCATaagtttgtgaaatatttagtgGCAAGACCATTTTAGGCTTTAAAGATGAGACGtaagatttaaaaatcaatacagAATCTAACAGGAAGTCAGTAAAAGGAGGGAAACACAGAGGACACATTTTTATGGCTTTTAGATAATAAaagctcagtcatgttggaacagaaCAGGGCCATCCTCAAACTTTTCCCACAAAGTTTGGaccatgaaattgtccaaaatgtcttggtatgctgaataattaagagttccttttactggaactaagcagctgagcccaactcctgaaaaacaaccccacaccataatcctccctccaccaatctttacacttggcacaatgcagtcagacaagaaccgttctcctggcagcagccaaaccatcagattgccagacagaAAAGTGTGATTTGTCACTCTCTGCTCACTGTTCTTGACTGGTGAACGTTGATGACCTCTGTGAactatgagcctcagcatccatTGAActctctgtgattttacatggccTACCACTTCTTTACCGAGTTGATGCTGTTCCCAATCACGTCCACGTTGTTATAACACCAATAACAGTGGACTGAGGAATATTTAGTAGCGAGGAAATTTCAGGATTGGATTTAtggcacaggtggcatcctgtcACAATACCACACTGGAACTCACTGAGTTAAGTGATTTGCATggatgagtgaatacttttggtaatATAGTCTATTTTTATGGAATTTATATAATAAAGGTTtcatgccaagaaagagcactgCAGAATGAGAAGGTcaaaaagagctgaactgagTCTAGTGAAATCAGAAGACAGGGTACCCAGAGAGGAAACATGGTACTGTATGAGAAAGTCAGGTGTGGCTGAGAAATAAGTGAGGATAGTGGAA contains the following coding sequences:
- the LOC112451049 gene encoding uncharacterized protein LOC112451049, whose amino-acid sequence is MMNFSCILPLLCSFSWICVSLCEFHTVVVQPGEEVTLQCSNLSRFPAHLYWFKLNNGPNISCISFMLSSESTFSLCEGFQHDKFIMTSNITDVFLHISQVHPSDNGLYFCGVKNDLTPGVFTATYLQVKDAIDVIDEPTNLLNVILGGVVILLVMIIISLVVKIRSFYATQTDTRNTQHSENPDSDALNYAALSFCPKAESNRRHVAEREMQTNVLYAAPR